AGCTTGTCGGCCATCTGCCCCGCGGCCATCTTGGCCGCGACGGCGGTGCCCGGCGTGAAGCGGCACGAATAGGTGCCGGCCGCGATCGACCATTTGTCTTTAGCGGTGTCCATTTCGAGCGTGACGTCGACGTCCTCGGGCCGCAGCCCGAGCTCGCCCGCGACGATCTGCGACAGCACGGTCTCGTGGCCCTGGCCCTGCACGGTCACGTCGGCCGTTACCGACACCGCGCCGAGCGGATCGATGTTGACCGTCACCATCGAGGTCGCGCCGTTCTTCGGTCCGGCCTTGTCGCGGGCCTCGGGCGTCAAGAGCGTCGAGAGATAGCCCATGTTCGACATCGCGGGCTCGACCACGACGGCAAAGCCGATGCCGTATTTCTTGCCGGCCGCGCGCGCCGCGTCGCGGCGCTTTTTCAGGTCGTCGAGCCGGCCGCCGCCGGTCGCGATCTCGACGGCTTTTGGATAATCGCCGGAGTCGTAAAGCGCGCCGGCCGCGGCGCGATAAGGGAATTTCTCAGGCGGCACCAGATTGCGCTTGATGACGTCGAGATGATCGAGCCCGAGCTCGACCGAAATCTTGTGCACCAGCCGCTCCAGCGCGAGGTAGAGCTGCGGCCCGCCGAAGCCGCGAATGAGGCTCGCCGGCATCTTGTTGGTGAGCACGACGCGGTTGACGACGTCGCAGTTCGGGATGTCATAGCCGCCGGTCGCGGCGCCATGCATGCGGTAGAGCGGGCCCGGCATCGGCGCGCGCAGGAACGCGCCGTAGTCCTCAAGCTGATCCATCTTGAGCCCGAGGATCTTGCCATCGTTCGTCACCGCGGCTTCGATCTCGGTGACGCGGTTGGGGCCGGTGCTCGCCGCGACCAGATGCTCGGCGCGGTCCTCGACCCACTTCACCGGACGGCCGGTGATCTTCGCGGCCAATGCCGCGAGTACGACATAAGGAAACACCGAGAGCTTGATGCCGAAGCTGCCGCCGGAATCCGGCGGAATGCGAAGCCGCATCTTGGGGCCGGGCACGCGCAAGGCCTTCGCCATCACGGGGTGCGTGCTGAACGGTCCCTGGAAGTTGGCCATGCAGTCGTAGCTGCGGTCGGCCGGATTGTAGGTCGCGACGCAGACGTAGCATTCCATCGGCGTGAACGAGAGCCGGTGGAAGTCGACCGTCATCTTCACGACGCGGTCGGCCTGTTCGAACGCCGTCTTGGTGTCGCCGTAGTGGAACGCGCGCACCGAGACCTCGTTGGTCTTGGCCTCGGGATGCAGCAGCGTCGCGCCAGGCTTCTTCGCTTCGAGCGGATCGATCACCGCATCAAGCGGTTCGTATTCGATCTGCACCAGCTCGGCGGCGTCCTCGGCGATGTAGCGACTCTCGGCCACCACCAGCGCCACCGGCTCGCCGACAAAGCGCACCCGCTCGACCGCCAGCGACCATTGATGGATCGGGGCCTTCAGCGCCACCAGGAATGGATCGGAGATTTTCCGGATGTCCTCGCCGGTGATCACCGCCCAGACACCGTCCTTGGCCAAGGCTTCTGCGGCGTCGATGCTCTTGATCTCGGCGTGCGGATGGGGCGAGCGGACCACATGGGCGTGCAGCGTGCCGGGGGGCACCGGCAGGTCGTCGGCATAACGGCCGCGGCCCGACAGCAGCGCCGGATCTTCCTTGCGAACCACAGGTTTGCCGAGCCGCTCTGCCACCGCACTCACCTTGAAGGATACTCGGGACACAAAGCCCTGATTTCCGGCGGGAATCAAGCGTTGACCCGGTGGGCCGCCGTCCCCATAACGCATGGCGGTTTCTTGGTCGCATGCTGGCCGAACGTTCGGATTGCGAAAACGCGCCAGCGCGGAAACATTCTCTCGTGGAGTCTGCCGATGCAGTTTGAAATTCCCGTGCCCACCGAGACCTTCGAGGTCCCGTTGAGCGATGGCGCACGCATCCTGATGCGCCGGCACGGCAAGGCGGATGGGGTGCGGCTCCTGGTCACCCATGGCAACGGCTTCGCGGCCGACGCCTATTATCCGTACTGGCGGCAGCTCCTCGCGAAATTCGACGTGCTGGTATTCGATTTCCGCAACCACGGCCGCAACGTTCCGGTCGTGCCGTCGAACCACAATTACGGGCAGCTCGCCGACGACCTCGAACGCGTGGTGCAGGCGGTCAACGCCAAGCTCGGCGCCAAGAAGACCGCGGGCATCTTCCATTCGATGTCGGCGCGCACCGCGATGAAGCACGCGATCGAGATCGGCTGGCGTTGGGACGCGCTCATGCTGTTCGATCCCCCCGACGTGCCGCTCAAAGGCCATCCGCTCTACGAGGCGATGGAGATCTTCGAAAACAAACTGACCGAATGGGCGAAAGGCCGCCGGCGCAAGTTCAACTCGGTCGAGGAGTTGGTCGAGGAGTACCGGGCCTCGCGCGCGACGCGCAACTGGGTGCCCGGCATGCACGAGTTGATGGCGCAATCAGTGTTGCGCAAGTCGCCGGACGGCAACGGCTATGAGCTTGTCTGTGCGCCGGAGAACGAAGCCAACATCTATGCGCAGGCATTGACGCTCGACCTTTGGCCGAAAGCATCCGAATTCGGCGGGCCGGTGAAGCTCATCGGTTGCGACCCGAACTTCAAGGGCGCGCCCGCCACGGGCCCGGCCAACCAGGCGCTTGGCCGCGAAGGCGGCTACGACTACGACTTCGTCGAGGGCACCGGGCACCTGCTGCAGATCGAAAAGCCCGACGAGTGCGTCCGCCTGACGCTGGAGTTCTTGGGCAAGCACGGGCTCGCCTAGCCGGCGGCCCACTGGCGACGTTCATGTCTTGAGGAGACGCGATCCCGAATCTCGGCTGGGAGCAACGGGCTCCTGAAAGCCATATCAAGCGTATCAGGCGCACCACCATGCTTACCGCGGCTGCTGTTCTGATCACCTATTCGATAGCGATTGTTGCGGCTGGACACGGCGCGGTTCCGATGGCCCTCCTGCTCGTGATGGGCGGCGCCGACTCTTGGTGGCTCCCGGGCGAGATCATCGGCTGGGTCGGTGTCGCTGGCTTGGTCCTGGCCACCTTGCTGTTTCGCTCGGATGCCAAAAGACAGATCACCTTCCAGCTTCTGGCGTGTATCGTCCTGTACCTGTCCTGGCTGGTGGTTGCTTACATTGGCAATGGCGAAAGTGGCTCGCTCTGGAGCAGCTTTGTCCTGTCGGCTCCCTTCCATATCGCGCTTCTCGTCATTGCGTATCGAGCTGTGTTTCACCGGGTGCGCCGCTAGGCAGGTCGTGCGACCCGTGGTACACGCCGCTTTGCAGACAAGGCCCGGCGCCCGAGAGCCCGCGCTCCGAAAGCCCGCTTGAACGGTGTTTGGCTAAGCTGTTGTAATTGCCGGATGGTCCCGTAGCTCAGCTGGATAGAGCAGCGGTTTCCTAAACCGAAGGTCGCAAGTTCGAGTCTTGCCGGGATCACCAGGATTGTTTTCGCTAAACCGAAATCACATCAATAACTTAATCGGAGCGTTCTCCTCGGCTCCTTCAAATTGAGCGCGCGTTTGAGGCGCGCAAAGTCAATCAACGCGCTGGCAGTATGCACCGGAGAGAGAGCAAGGCGGCGATTTCGGCCGGCCCTGCTCCTTCTGGTGATCTTGAATCAGAGGTGACCCGATTGTCGCTGGTGGATCCCTCAGCCTTTTCCTGCGGTCTGTAGCTCGACAAGCTGCTTCCTGGCCTGTTGCGCCAGATAGCGGCGCAGCCGGATGACGCCGGCATCGTGCTGATACAGCATCTCGTGCTTCTCCAGTCCTGGTTTGACGCCAGCGAGGATTTCGCGATCCTGCTCGAGCACGTGCCAATGGCGCGGTTCGAGATTGGTCTTGTACAGGAAGCGCCACGTGTCGCGTTGCCAGCCGCTCACCTTGCGAACCCGCCAGAAGAACGCTGCGAGATTGTTCTCGTCCGCTGGTGTTGCGAATCCGACGATCCCGAAGTTGCCTCCCGGGCCCCCCGATTTCGGATACGGGATTTCCAGGCGCACATACAGCGCGTCGTGATCGACGAACTCGCTCCAGTCGAAGTTGACATCGCGCTGGCCATCCTTCTCGAAGAAGAAGCCGTGCGGCGTGTCGCGCGTCACGAAGTGCGCCTGAGTTTCGCCCTGGTACATGGTGTGCGAGTTGGCATGCAGGAACGTGCCGTGCATCGGATCCATCAAATTGTCGTAGGCGTAGCGCCAGGCCATCTCCCAGTCGGCATAGCAGAGGAATTGGGAATACTCCGGCGCCACGAGTTGCTCAGGCGGCTCGAAGTCCGGGGCATCTTCGTGCAGCGCATCGCCGAACCAGGTGAAGATCGCGCCTGCGATCTCGCGTGATGGATAGGTCTTCACGGCCTTCTTGCCCTCCAACGGGCAGCCCGGCTGGCCGGGCACCTTCAGCACGGTCCCGTCGGGGCCGACCTCGACGCCGTGATAATTGCAGCGAAGCCGGTCGCCCTCGTTGATGCCGCGCGACAGCGGCACCGCGCGGTGCGGACAGCGGTCGGTCTGGACATGCACGGCGCCGGCGGAATCGCGCCAGATCACCAGCGGCTCGCCCAGCCGCATGATGCCGAACGGCTTGGCGCCGGCCTCGATGAAACGCGATGGCAGGATCGGCCACCAGCGATTGCGGAGCCCGGTCCGCAGATAAGCTTGCACCTGCTGGTCGGTCGGCGCGGTGCTGGTGGCGCGGGTGCGGTCGATGGTTGTTGCGACGTTCATGGTCAGACTCCGAGCTCGTGCATCACGGCTTTGAAGTTTTCTGCGGTCCATTCGCCGCCGCTGGGCGGCCGCACGCGGGACTGATTGAGGCCCGCCACGACTTCGTCGAGCTCCTGGGCGCCTTTGGTGAACACGGCCTCGATCGCGTTGGCGAGTTCGAGTTGCCAGGCGTTCGGCTCGCCCGTCCGCGTTTGGCGCGGGCTGAGGTAGGGAAAATGATAATCCGACATCGGCGCCTCCTGCTTTTGCTGTCGGCCGGATCGCGCGACGCGCGACGTAGCCGCACGTGGTCCCTATCGGTTCCCGGGCCTCGCCGGCGATTCCGTGACGACGGGTTGATCGCCGATGGTGATCGTCATCAGATCGTGGCCGACCTGCAGCGGCCCATCGTATACCGAGCGGGTTCGCGCAACCAGATCCTCGACACGCGCGTCGCCGTTCAATCCGATGTGACTGTACACCGCGAGCCGGGGTCGCGCTTCGGCGAACACCTTCGCCGCATCCTCCGGCGATGACAGATGCTGATAGATGGCCTGATAGGCCGGGATGCGTTTCAAAAGGTCGTCCGGGATCACGGTGACGCAGTGGATGAGAAGGTCGGCGCCCTTGCCTTGCGCCGCCACCTCGGCGCTGTAGCGGGTGTCGCCCGACAGCACCACTTTGTGCCCGCTGTATTCGATGGTGTAGCCGTAGCTCGGTGTCACGAGCCGGCCATGATCGTTGGCGAACGCGGTCACCTTCACGCCGTCCACGTCATAGATGACGCCGGGCTGCACCTCGTGCGGATCGAACGCGATGCCCTCCGCGGGGTCATGCTCGTCTTCGCTGCGGATTTCGATGTCGCGGCTGAACGCCTCGGTCAGTCCCTTGGTCAGCTTGGCGACGCCCGGCGGACCATAGATCTCGAACGGCTTGTCGCGATGGCCGTAGGGTGGTCGCAGCCAGCCGGTCAGCCAGAGATCCGGCAGGCCCACCAGATGGTCCGAATGGAAGTGCGTCAGGAAATGCGCGTTGATTTTGCCGAATGGAATCTGAAGCTCCGCGAGGCGGATGGTCAGGCCGCGTCCGAAATCGAAGACGAGCTTCTGGCTGCCGGCTTCGACCAGCGTGCTATAGCCGAACCGCTCCGCCGACGGCACCGGCGTACCGGTGCCGAGCAATGTCACCCGGAATTCGCCCTGGGCAGCACTCGGCGCAGCGCTGGCGAGCGTGAGCGCGATCGCGGCGCAGGCCGTGCGCACAGCGGACCACAGTGTCCGACGTGGCGACGGCTGCGCCGAAACCTGGTCGATACGGGGTGGTTGCTTCACTGTCGTCACGGATCGCGATCCTTGTCTCAAACGTCCAGCACCAGCCGCGGGCCCTTGGAGCGGGACACGCACACCATCATCGTGGCGCTGGCGGCGCGCTCCGACGACGACAGAATGCTGTCGCGGTGATCGACCTCGCCGGAAATCACGCGCAATTCGCAGGTGCCGCACACGCCTTGCTCGCAGGAGCGCGGGACCTCGATGCCGTTCTCGCCCAGCACCTCCAGGATCGACTTGTCGGCCGGCACCGTCACGGTGATCCCCGACTGTTGGCACACGACCTCGAAGCTGCCGTCCGGCTGGTCGGACGCGCGGCTCCGCGGCGCGAACCATTCGAAGTGAACGGTGCCCTCGGGCCAGTCCTTGGTGGCTTCCTCGACCGCGGTCATCAGGCTTTCGGGGCCGCAGCAATAGACCACAGCGTCCTGCTCGACGGTGCTGAAGCGCTTGGCCACATCAAGCCGGGTGCCGGCCTCGGACGAATGCAGCGAAATCTCGCCGCCGATCGTCCTGATCTCGGCCAGGAACGGCGCGTCCTGGTTGCGCTTGTTGCAGTAGATCAGCGTCCATGGCCGGCCCTTGGCGCTCGCTTCGCGCATCATCGGGATGAACGGCGTGATGCCGATGCCGCCGGCGACGAAGATGTAGTGCTTGGAATCGACCAGCGGAAAATTGTTGCGCGGCGTGCTGACGGTCAGCAGTTCACCGGGACGCAGCGCCTTGTGCACGAAGGTCGACGACAGGCCGCCGGAAATGGCGCGGATGCCAAGCCGATAATGCGAGGTGTCGTTCGGATCGCCGCACAGCGAATACTGCCGCAGAGTGCCATTGGGCAGCTTCAGGTCGATGTGCGCACCCGGCTCGAAGGGCGGCAGCGGACCGCCGTCGGCCGCGGTCAGTTGCAGCGACAGCACGCCGGGCGCTTCCCAGATCAGCGCGCGCAGGCGAACCTGCAACGTCTGTTCCCCGGGGCGCGGTGCCGCCACGGTCGATGGCTTGTCTGCGTTGACCATCTCGCTCATCGCAGCCTCACAGCGATTTCTTCGCCCACGGGTGCGGCGCCTGGCTCAAGTCGCAATAGAGCGACTTCTGCGCCATCCAGGCGCGGATGCCGTCCCGCCCTTTTTCGCGCCCGAGCCCGCTGTCCTTGGTGCCGCCGAACGGCGTTGAGATCGAGAACTGCTTGTAGGTGTTGATCCAGACGGTGCCGGTGTCGATGGCCCGCGCCACCCGCCAAGCCTTCGGGAAGTCGCCGGTGTAGATGCCGCAGGCAAGGCCGTAGCTGTTGTCGTTGCACTGGCGGATCAGGTCGGCTTCGTCGTCGAACGGCAGAACCGCGAGCACCGGACCAAACACCTCATCGCGACACAGGCTGGCGGTGTTATCGAGCCCAGCGATGATGGTCGGCAGGTAGTAAGTGCCGCCGGCATAGTCAACGCCGGCAGGCCGTTCGCCACCGGTCAGGATCACGCCGCCGTCGTCACGGGCGCGTTTGACATGGCCTTCCACCTCGTCGCGGTGCTTCGGCCGGATCAGCGGGGCGACCTGAGTCGCGGCTTCGAATGGATGCCCGACATGCAACCGCTTGGTGGCAGCGACGAGCTTGGCGACGAAGGCGTCGTAGATGCTGCGCTCGACGAACAGCCGCGAGCCAGCGATGCAGGACTGGCCCGTGGACGAGAAGATGCCGAACATCACGCCGGCGCATGCGACATCGAGATCGGCGTCGGCAAAGACGATGGCCGGCGACTTGCCGCCGAGTTCGAGCGAAACCGGCATCAGCTTGTCGGCGGCCTTGCGGGCGATGTCGCGTCCGGTTTCGGTGCCGCCGGTGAACGACACCTTGCGGATGGCGGGATGCGTGACCAGCCGCTCGCCGACGATCGAGCCGGCGCCAGGCAAGGTCGAGAACAGCCCTTTCGGCAGGCCGGCGGCTTCGA
The Rhodoplanes sp. Z2-YC6860 genome window above contains:
- a CDS encoding aldehyde dehydrogenase, with amino-acid sequence MDQPTLQHDKLYIGGEWRRGRGAEITSNFPADGSLNAHLPGASLEDVDLAIERAQDAAADPAWRHLLPHERASYLYRIADGIAQSADRISQVQSRDTGKTLTETRALAMSAAGTFRYMAATLETMEDALTPSRGNFLTMSVYEPLGVTAGITPWNSPIASDAQKVAPALAAGNAILLKPSSWSPLVCLELARVIEAAGLPKGLFSTLPGAGSIVGERLVTHPAIRKVSFTGGTETGRDIARKAADKLMPVSLELGGKSPAIVFADADLDVACAGVMFGIFSSTGQSCIAGSRLFVERSIYDAFVAKLVAATKRLHVGHPFEAATQVAPLIRPKHRDEVEGHVKRARDDGGVILTGGERPAGVDYAGGTYYLPTIIAGLDNTASLCRDEVFGPVLAVLPFDDEADLIRQCNDNSYGLACGIYTGDFPKAWRVARAIDTGTVWINTYKQFSISTPFGGTKDSGLGREKGRDGIRAWMAQKSLYCDLSQAPHPWAKKSL
- a CDS encoding recombinase-like helix-turn-helix domain-containing protein, producing MSDYHFPYLSPRQTRTGEPNAWQLELANAIEAVFTKGAQELDEVVAGLNQSRVRPPSGGEWTAENFKAVMHELGV
- a CDS encoding MBL fold metallo-hydrolase — protein: MTTVKQPPRIDQVSAQPSPRRTLWSAVRTACAAIALTLASAAPSAAQGEFRVTLLGTGTPVPSAERFGYSTLVEAGSQKLVFDFGRGLTIRLAELQIPFGKINAHFLTHFHSDHLVGLPDLWLTGWLRPPYGHRDKPFEIYGPPGVAKLTKGLTEAFSRDIEIRSEDEHDPAEGIAFDPHEVQPGVIYDVDGVKVTAFANDHGRLVTPSYGYTIEYSGHKVVLSGDTRYSAEVAAQGKGADLLIHCVTVIPDDLLKRIPAYQAIYQHLSSPEDAAKVFAEARPRLAVYSHIGLNGDARVEDLVARTRSVYDGPLQVGHDLMTITIGDQPVVTESPARPGNR
- a CDS encoding xanthine dehydrogenase family protein molybdopterin-binding subunit; amino-acid sequence: MSRVSFKVSAVAERLGKPVVRKEDPALLSGRGRYADDLPVPPGTLHAHVVRSPHPHAEIKSIDAAEALAKDGVWAVITGEDIRKISDPFLVALKAPIHQWSLAVERVRFVGEPVALVVAESRYIAEDAAELVQIEYEPLDAVIDPLEAKKPGATLLHPEAKTNEVSVRAFHYGDTKTAFEQADRVVKMTVDFHRLSFTPMECYVCVATYNPADRSYDCMANFQGPFSTHPVMAKALRVPGPKMRLRIPPDSGGSFGIKLSVFPYVVLAALAAKITGRPVKWVEDRAEHLVAASTGPNRVTEIEAAVTNDGKILGLKMDQLEDYGAFLRAPMPGPLYRMHGAATGGYDIPNCDVVNRVVLTNKMPASLIRGFGGPQLYLALERLVHKISVELGLDHLDVIKRNLVPPEKFPYRAAAGALYDSGDYPKAVEIATGGGRLDDLKKRRDAARAAGKKYGIGFAVVVEPAMSNMGYLSTLLTPEARDKAGPKNGATSMVTVNIDPLGAVSVTADVTVQGQGHETVLSQIVAGELGLRPEDVDVTLEMDTAKDKWSIAAGTYSCRFTPGTAVAAKMAAGQMADKLKKIGAKQLNVMAEDVELASGKIRSISNPDNALPFGRVAGTSHWSPVMLPDGMAPALSETGVWNPPELEPPAHDDRINTSLTYGFVFDMCGIEIDPITYQVKVDRYVSMHDAGKILNPLIANGQIYGAFAQGIAAALYEEFVTNEEGAFLTGTFADYLVPTVSEVPKVELIHMESPTPLTPLGAKGLAEGNCMSVPAAIANAIADALGVDDVKLPATPRRIHALMTQNGTKQ
- a CDS encoding alpha/beta fold hydrolase; translated protein: MQFEIPVPTETFEVPLSDGARILMRRHGKADGVRLLVTHGNGFAADAYYPYWRQLLAKFDVLVFDFRNHGRNVPVVPSNHNYGQLADDLERVVQAVNAKLGAKKTAGIFHSMSARTAMKHAIEIGWRWDALMLFDPPDVPLKGHPLYEAMEIFENKLTEWAKGRRRKFNSVEELVEEYRASRATRNWVPGMHELMAQSVLRKSPDGNGYELVCAPENEANIYAQALTLDLWPKASEFGGPVKLIGCDPNFKGAPATGPANQALGREGGYDYDFVEGTGHLLQIEKPDECVRLTLEFLGKHGLA
- a CDS encoding aromatic ring-hydroxylating dioxygenase subunit alpha, with the translated sequence MNVATTIDRTRATSTAPTDQQVQAYLRTGLRNRWWPILPSRFIEAGAKPFGIMRLGEPLVIWRDSAGAVHVQTDRCPHRAVPLSRGINEGDRLRCNYHGVEVGPDGTVLKVPGQPGCPLEGKKAVKTYPSREIAGAIFTWFGDALHEDAPDFEPPEQLVAPEYSQFLCYADWEMAWRYAYDNLMDPMHGTFLHANSHTMYQGETQAHFVTRDTPHGFFFEKDGQRDVNFDWSEFVDHDALYVRLEIPYPKSGGPGGNFGIVGFATPADENNLAAFFWRVRKVSGWQRDTWRFLYKTNLEPRHWHVLEQDREILAGVKPGLEKHEMLYQHDAGVIRLRRYLAQQARKQLVELQTAGKG
- a CDS encoding PDR/VanB family oxidoreductase gives rise to the protein MSEMVNADKPSTVAAPRPGEQTLQVRLRALIWEAPGVLSLQLTAADGGPLPPFEPGAHIDLKLPNGTLRQYSLCGDPNDTSHYRLGIRAISGGLSSTFVHKALRPGELLTVSTPRNNFPLVDSKHYIFVAGGIGITPFIPMMREASAKGRPWTLIYCNKRNQDAPFLAEIRTIGGEISLHSSEAGTRLDVAKRFSTVEQDAVVYCCGPESLMTAVEEATKDWPEGTVHFEWFAPRSRASDQPDGSFEVVCQQSGITVTVPADKSILEVLGENGIEVPRSCEQGVCGTCELRVISGEVDHRDSILSSSERAASATMMVCVSRSKGPRLVLDV